A single Lolium perenne isolate Kyuss_39 chromosome 6, Kyuss_2.0, whole genome shotgun sequence DNA region contains:
- the LOC127305429 gene encoding uncharacterized protein, which yields MDDLSRYAHSPAHLAVARRDHTSLRNLVSSLPRLPRAGEVTTESQSIAAESLADAVSAAIDRRDVPRRETPLHLAVRLRDPVAADILMTAGADWSLQNADGWSALQEAVCTREDAIATVIARHYQPLAWAKWCRRLPRVLASVSRIRDFYMEISFHFESSVIPFIGRIAPSDTYRIWKRGAALRADMTLAGFDGFRIQRSDQTFLFLGDGARPEDAGGKELLPGSLIVLSHKDKEITDALEGAGVQPTESEVAHEVALMSKTNMYRPGIDVTQADLVPHVNWRRQERTEAVGQWKAKVYDMLNVLVTVKSRRVPGAMTDEELFAMEGEEKNSRNTELETELDDVLTAEERKQLDSALRGNSHDEEPEDRAEEGADHHSDANGGAKDKKGWFWGGKKGGAKSDEKPPKAASKDESSDPGKGKEKGSSKKKKGVSSGDPNKLESEYKKGLRPVLWLTPDFPLKTDELIPLLDVLANKVKAVRRLRELLTTKLPTGTFPVKIAIPIVPTIRVIVTFTKFEELQPLDEFATPPTSPTQFQDAKSKDSEGSASWYSWVRGGRGAQSSDSGDSRNFKDEVDPFHIPSEYTWVDANEKKRRMKAKKAKNRRGAARKQSSKSTSSEGGQRPMMDGFE from the exons ATGGACGACCTATCCCGGTACGCGCACAGCCCGGCCCACCTCGCGGTCGCGCGGCGGGACCACACATCCCTCCGCAACCTCGTATCCtccctcccgcgcctcccacgCGCGGGCGAGGTCACCACCGAGTCCCAATCCATCGCCGCCGAGTCCCTCGCCGACGCCGTCTCCGCGGCCATCGACCGGCGCGACGTGCCGCGCCGCGAGACGCCCCTCCACCTCGCGGTCCGCCTGCGCGACCCGGTCGCCGCCGACATCCTCATGACCGCCGGCGCGGACTGGTCGCTCCAGAACGCGGACGGCTGGTCCGCCCTACAAGAAGCGGTCTGCACGCGCGAGGACGCCATCGCGACCGTCATCGCGCGCCACTACCAGCCGCTGGCGTGGGCCAAGTGGTGCCGCCGCCTGCCGCGCGTGCTCGCGTCCGTGTCCCGCATCCGGGACTTCTACATGGAGATCTCCTTCCACTTCGAGTCCTCCGTCATCCCCTTCATCGGCCGCATCGCGCCGTCGGACACCTACCGCATCTGGAAGCGCGGCGCCGCGCTCCGCGCCGACATGACGCTCGCGGGTTTCGACGGGTTCCGCATCCAGCGGTCCGACCagaccttcctcttcctcggggaCGGGGCCCGGCCCGAGGACGCTGGGGGCAAGGAGCTGCTGCCGGGGTCTCTCATAGTTCTCTCTCACAAGGACAAAGAGATAACCGACGCTTTAGAAGGGGCCGGCGTGCAGCCCACGGAATCAGAGGTGGCTCACGAGGTGGCGCTCATGTCCAAGACCAACATGTACCGGCCCGGGATTGACGTCACGCAGGCGGACCTCGTGCCGCACGTCAACTGGCGCCGCCAGGAGAGGACCGAGGCCGTCGGCCAGTGGAAAGCCAAGGTCTATGACATGCTCAACGTCCTCGTCACCGTCAAGTCCAGGCGGGTCCCCGGGGCCATGACCGACGAGGAGCTCTTTGCCATGGAGGGCGAGGAAAAAAACAGTAGGAACACAGAGCTTGAGACCGAGCTCGACGATGTGTTGACCGCCGAGGAGAGGAAGCAGCTTGATTCCGCGTTGAGGGGGAACAGCCACGACGAGGAGCCCGAGGATAGGGCCGAGGAAGGGGCTGATCATCATTCGGATGCGAATGGTGGGGCGAAAGACAAGAAGGGCTGGTTTTGGGGCGGAAAGAAAGGCGGCGCCAAGAGCGACGAGAAGCCACCCAAGGCAGCGAGTAAGGATGAGTCGAGCGATCCGGGGAAGGGGAAGGAGAAGGGCAGcagcaagaagaagaagggcgTCTCTTCCGGGGATCCTAATAAGCTTGAAAGCGAGTACAAGAAGGGGTTAAGACCAGTGTTGTGGCTCACGCCCGATTTCCCTTTGAAGACAGATGAGCTCATTCCGTTGCTCGATGTATTGGCAAACAAAGTTAAAGCTGTCAGGAGGCTTAGGGAGCTCTTGACAACCAAGCTGCCCACGGGCACATTTCCCGTCAAG ATTGCTATCCCTATTGTCCCGACAATACGGGTCATCGTGACATTCACAAAGTTTGAAGAACTTCAGCCTTTAGATGAGTTTGCCACCCCACCTACGAGCCCTACACAATTCCAGGATGCCAAGTCCAAAGATTCGGAAGGATCAGCCTCATGGTATTCGTGGGTTAGAGGGGGTCGCGGCGCACAGTCTAGTGACAGCGGCGATAGCAGGAACTTTAAAGATGAGGTCGATCCATTCCACATACCTTCTGAATACACCTGGGTCGATGCCAACGAGAAGAAACGGAGGATGAAGGCAAAGAAAGCCAAGAACAGGCGGGGTGCTGCTCGGAAACAGTCATCGAAAAGCACTTCCTCAGAAGGGGGCCAACGACCTATGATGGACGGTTTTGAGTAG
- the LOC127309194 gene encoding kinesin-like protein KIN-10A — protein MSPPPLPPLPPRPSRLTLDPSPGASASKRRLLFLPGTTPAPSSRRRHPGRVTMEHIMEVIGSIRSVVRGETGAMETDAGARTPFKRRLDHTQYTSSTPKSRRHPGRVTMEHIMEVIGSIRSVVRGDTGATETDAGARTPFKRRLDHTQYTSSTPKSRRRLADSPYTSSSRRVDDSPYTFTPKSRRRLADSSPYTFTPRRRAAEEHPVEVIGRIRNLTADASALEVGATSVRVRVPSHDAGGGREFALDGVSASEEEGLEGFYGRFVRSRVEGVRAGAKCTVMVYGPTGSGKSHTMFGCADQPGIVFRALWDVLGGGGGNGCDPVRVSFLEIYNEEVYDLLAGTGGANAKGPKPKVRLEVMGTKARNATYISENEAGKIAKEVVKVEKRRAVKSTHCNARSSRSHCMIIVDVPSVGGRLMLVDMAGSENIEAVGQTGHEAKSETGTINVGNTTLKRVVESIANGDSHIPFRDSKLTMLLRDSFEDKRSKILMILCASPDPKELHKTISTLEYGARAKCITRAAHASIPRDKVSSKEAHNAIRLKDEELARLRTKLSLVEAREATAQEEVIRVAEETQFLWGELRTTEDKLLMQQQELIAMKQRLQEVEREKLCMDE, from the exons ATGTCGCCGCCCCCGCTTCCTCCTCTGCCGCCGCGGCCGAGTCGCCTGACCCTCGATCCCAGTCCCGGCGCATCCGCCTCCAAGCGCCGGCTCCTATTCCTCCCGGGGACCACTCCCGCGCCGTCGAGCAGGCGGCGCCACCCTGGCCGCGTCACCATGGAGCACATCATGGAGGTCATCGGCAGCATTCGGAGCGTCGTCCGCGGTGAGACCGGCGCGATGGAGACGGACGCGGGCGCGCGCACTCCCTTCAAGCGCCGCCTCGACCACACCCAGTACACCTCCTCCACCCCGAAGAGCAGGCGCCACCCTGGCCGCGTCACCATGGAGCACATCATGGAGGTCATCGGCAGCATCCGGAGCGTCGTCCGCGGCGATACCGGCGCGACGGAGACGGACGCGGGCGCGCGCACTCCCTTCAAGCGCCGCCTCGACCACACCCAGTACACCTCCTCCACCCCGAAGAGCAGGCGCCGCCTCGCCGACTCCCCGTACACCTCCTCCAGCCGCCGAGTCGACGACTCCCCGTACACATTCACCCCCAAGAGCAGGCGCCGACTCGCCGACTCCTCCCCGTACACCTTCAccccgcgccgccgcgccgcggAGGAGCACCCGGTCGAGGTGATCGGCCGCATCCGGAACCTCACCGCCGACGCATCTGCCCTAGAGGTCGGCGCGACGTCCGTGCGCGTGCGCGTGCCCTCCCACGACGCGGGGGGCGGCCGCGAGTTCGCCCTCGACGGCGTGTCCGCGTCGGAGGAGGAGGGCCTGGAGGGGTTCTACGGCCGGTTCGTGCGGTCGAGGGTGGAGGGCGTGCGGGCGGGCGCCAAGTGCACGGTCATGGTCTACGGCCCCACGGGGTCCGGCAAGAGCCACACCATGTTCGGCTGCGCCGACCAGCCCGGCATCGTCTTCCGGGCGCTCTGGGACGTactgggaggaggcggcggcaacGGCTGCGACCCCGTCCGGGTGTCCTTCCTGGAGATTTACAACGAGGAGGTCTACGATCTGCTCGCCGGAACCGGAGGAGCCAACGCCAAAGGACCCAAGCCCAAG GTGAGGCTAGAAGTAATGGGAACCAAAGCCAGGAATGCCACATACATTTCTGAAAATGAAGCTGGGAAGATAGCAAAAGAAGTCGTCAAAGTGGAGAAGCGACGTGCTGTGAAGAGCACACATTGTAATGCGAGGAGTTCCCGGAGCCACTGCATG ATAATCGTGGATGTGCCGTCAGTGGGAGGAAGGCTCATGCTTGTTGACATGGCTGGCTCCGAGAACATAGAAGCTGTAGGCCAAACTGGCCATGAAGCCAAATCTGAG ACCGGAACTATCAACGTAGGAAACACCACATTGAAACGGGTGGTTGAGTCGATTGCCAACGGCGACTCTCATATACCATTTCGGGACAGCAAGCTCACAATGCTGTTACGG GATTCATTTGAAGACAAGAGATCAAAAATCCTTATGATCCTGTGTGCAAGTCCTGACCCAAAGGAACTTCACAAGACGATATCCACCCTGGAGTATGGGGCTAGAGCGAAATGCATCACCCGGGCTGCTCATGCATCAATACCAAGGGACAAGGTGAGCTCCAAAGAGGCCCACAATGCGATAAGGTTGAAAGATGAGGAGCTGGCGCGGCTGAGGACGAAGCTCAGTCTGGTGGAAGCACGGGAGGCAACTGCGCAGGAGGAAGTGATCAGAGTTGCCGAGGAGACTCAGTTCCTGTGGGGTGAGCTAAGGACAACAGAAGACAAGCTCCTTATGCAGCAGCAAGAACTCATTGCCATGAAGCAGCGGCTGCAAGAGGTCGAGCGTGAGAAGCTATGCATGGATGAATAG